The DNA region ACAGTCTTTGGTTTGGTCCCCGCCTTGCTCAGCACGAACGTGGCAATCCGCTTATCAATATAACACTTCGACAACGCAGCCGCCAGCGTGAACCCACCAAGCAACAACATGATGACCGGCGTCCACATGGCCGCAAACACGGCAGCCGTGGCGTCCTTGGCACCCAACCGCTTGTGAGGCTCGTCCTTGTCCAAGAAAACCTGCAACACCACGCACAAGAACGGAATCGTCAACGACGTCACAAACAGCGGGATCGCCTCCGTCGCCCAGAGCAAGCTGACAAACACCAGAATGGCCAGACAGTTCTGCTGCTCAGGCTTCTCCATGATCGGAACCAGCAGCATGGCCACAAAGACGGCAAAGATGACGACAAGCGCAAACATGGTGGAGCTGACGAGCCAGGTCGGCAGGCTGAAGCGCCCAAGAGGGGTGCTTATCGCCTTGGTCGGTAACACCAAGTCGTCATCGCCCTGCAGCCGAGTAGCCTGGGGGTCCGCATCCCGGCCGAGCAGCGTGTGGCCCAGGCTGGCGGCTTCGGCTCGCCTTTCCAGGCCGATCAGCTCCCTCCAGACCGTGTTGCGCTCCCAGACGACGTGCTCGCGCAGGTGTGACCGGAGAtccttggtggcggcggcttcgtcgCCGTCCGTGACGATCTCGGCGTAGGCCTGGACAATGCGCTGGATATGCTGTTCCAAAGACTTGGTCGTCTCTGGCTTGAAGGGGTAGGCAGAGTCGACAAAGCTGCTCATGTACTTTGACCGGAGCCGGCGGTCGCAAATCTTGTCAAACTTTTTGAGAATCTTGTTGAAGCCGGTCCTGTTGAGCTGGCTGTAGGATTTGAGCTCGCAGAGGCGGACGTAGACGTCGATGATTTTCTTCTTGAGCATGATGCCGTTGGAAAAGAGAGCGGCCTGCTCGGCGTAGTCATCGTACGTGACGCTCAGCCTTCTGAGCGACCTGGTGAGCTCGGTGGAAGCGGTcatgtcggtggtggaggccaACATGGCATTGGGGATCGTCCTGCGTCTCCCAAagcttccccttctcctcttggtGAGCCCGGTCGCCTCGCcgtccccgtcgtcgtcgtcactATCTTCTTGCCCATCATCTTCGGTTGAGTGACGGCTCCTGGCGCTCTGGCTGCGGTAGCGCAGCTGTGGTCGCTCGCTGGACCGGGTGGCGGGTCTTGTGTGCTCGTCGGCTCCCTCCTCGAATGCGGCCACCTCTTTCAAGAGGGCGTCGACCTCGTCTgtcagctccttctccttgatgacgTAGAAAGATGTGATCTTTTCCAGCTCGACATCGAGGGCGCGGGTGAAGATGGTTTCGGGGTCGTCATGTTGGATCAGGGGTCGCGACTCGCCGTCGCCCCCGGACGCGAGGTGGATCGACTTTTCGAGCGAGTATATTAGCTTCTTGAGGGTGCTGTAGGCGATGTAGTGGTTGCTCCAGTCCGGCACAGCATTGAACTGGATGCTGTGGGAGAACTTCATCTCGTCGTTGTGTTCGAGCCAACGGCGCTTCTCGGCCCGCCTGACGTTGTACCTGCGCTGCCGGTCGCGTGTTTTCTCGTTGTATTCCCGTTCCCGCTCCCGTTGTTTGTCGCCGGCCTTGTACTCGGCTAGCTCGTACTCTTCTCCAACGgtgctgctactgctgctccCTCCTCTGACAAGAAGGTCCGAGGTTTTGTGTGGTCGACGGGCTTCTTGTGGTGCGTAAAGAGAGGAGGGGACCTCCTGAAAGGCGGATGGGGGTGTAATTTTCAAAGATTTTGCCTTGACGGCATGCTGTGCAAAACAAAAGAAGGGGAGTTTTCTACAGCAAGGAAACAGGAACTGGGCGCAGAGATAAACCCATTGTGTCGGGTGGATGCAGCCATCGCCGTCATTCCGAGGACCCCCAGTGGTCCAGCGCTCAGGGCTGTCCCCACCAACCCGCGGCGCGGTCCACCAGCCTGTTGGTCTAGAATCTTGGAACGGCTTCCGGCACTATCAGACGAGGAGGATACAGAGGGTGTGTATTTTACTGTGTTTTTCTGTCTAGAAATCACACATTAGAAGTGTAGATTTAAAACAAGAGAGATGTTCTCGatctattttttttttttgaattGGAGAACTTCTCCTACAAGACCCCTATGACTTGCTGGAACATGTTCACCTCTTCTCCATGTTGCAATGACGACGTTTTTTGTAAAGCTCCAGACGAACAGGCATTACGTGCTTCTGCAAGCCGTTTGTGTAACCAGGAGTCAGAACTTGTGCATTTTTTGGGGAAAGCTACACCAGGCAGCATGAGAGGAACTCAATCAACCGAGAGAGATGGGAAGAGAGGCTGATGCTTTCTCGCCACATTCTGGCTCAAGGTTTGCTCTCTTCAGGCGTTTGAAACCTTCGTTGCCAACACTGACCGGAAAGTGTGGCTGCCACAGTGTGGGAGAACCTTGACGGCTCACCCAGTTCTCAGGGTTGTCTGCCGCAATGTTGAAGCACAAACCTCCCCCATGATTCAAGTTCAGAGACACTTTCTATCTTCACTATGATACCCTTTGAATTGAGTACGCTCTGTTATACAGAATACCGCCTGTAACCTTGGCCCAGAAAATCAAAACACCCGCCAAGCGTCTGTTACGTACTTTTTAGTGAGCATCACAAATGGTGACAGTCTCATCTCAGTTCTGGTACGCTGTGACTAATAAGATATCATTTGTATTTACCCCTTTTCACTGCCTCTCTTCCCCTCAATAGTCCTATTGCTTGCCTGCTGCGAGGTGAAGTGTCATAAAAGTACGGAGTATTTAGTCCTGTCCAAAATACATcatcaaccctaacccttatCACGCCCGCGCAATCACCTGCTGTCGCACGAGCTATGCCTAACCTCCAACAATGCGCGTCATTCGCAGCTCTGGAGGTGTCTATTTTCTGTCTCTTCTGCCGTGTTATAGCCTCCTCCGTCGCAGCTCCATGGCCCTTAAGTCTCCGCATTGATCCATCAGATTGTTGGGGTAAGCTGTTCTGTTCCTCTGGATATCGATGCTGCACatcccctctccaccgccgcgCCAGCTCAACACAGCGAGGAAGCTGGGTATCAATCTCCGCCCGGGACAGCTAACACCGCAACCGCAAACCTATTACCACATCTCGCGCCCGGCGCGGCGcgcaaacacacacacaataGTAATAGCCGTCCGCCACGATGCTGTCCGCATTCACGGCTCGGCCCATCATCGAGCTCAAGCAGCGGGACAAGTCCAAGATTGAGTCCATCTTGGCTTATGGTACACAGCTTCCTTACCACTGATCTACGGGCATCTACTAATTCATATATTGACAGGCGACCGCGTGCTCGTCGGCCTCAACACCGGCTCCCTTCGAATCTACCGAGTAAACgacatcccaccaccatccgatcccccaaaccaccccccctcccaaacctccaccagccaaccCTCCCACGatgaaccaccaccaacaccaccaccaccccaaaaaccaaccgacctcctccgcgagGTAGAAAAGTTCTCCCCCCGCGCCATCGAGCAGCTGGCCATCATCAAAGGAGCCAACACGCTAGTCTCCCTCTCAAACTACACCGTCTCCCTCCACGACCTCCaaaccttctcccccatcgaagcccccctctccaaaacaaaaaacgcCTCCACCTTCGCCGTAACAAGCAACGTAGTCCAGGACCCGTCAACAGGCGTCCCAGAGATCATCTCCAGGCTCGCCGTGGCTGTAAAACGCCGGTTGTTGCTCTGGTCATGGCAGGAGAGCGAGCTATCCCCCGATGTGACCGAGATACTACTCTCGGAATCAATCCGGTCACTAACCTGGGCAAACGCCACCAAGATCGTCTGCGGCATGAACGGCGGGTTCGTCATTGTAGACGTGGAGACGGGAAGTATAGAGGATATCGTCGGGCCAGGGGCGATCGGGAcgacgggaggggggggtgggacgGGACGTTTCGGGTCGGTGAGCGCTACTGGGATGTCGTATATGGGATTGGGGAGTTACATCCCTAAGCCGCTGTCTACCAAGCTCGCGGAGGGCGGGTTGTTGCTCGCAAAGGACATCAACACTTTATTCATTGACGATTCCGGGAGGGCGCTGGAGAAGCATCAGATCCCGTGGCAGTCTGCGCCCGAGTCGATCGGGTACAGCTATCCATACATTCTGGCTCTGCAGCCGCCGGTGAAGGGGACGCTGGAGGTGCGCAACCCTGACACGCTGAGTCTACTGCAGACGATCAGTCTCCCTGGTGCGGCGGCTCTGCACTTCCCCCCACCGACGGTTAGTGTCCAGCACACGGGCAAGGGATTCCACGTCCTGAGCGATAGGGCAGTGTGGAAAATGGAAGCGACGGATTACGACTCGCAGATTGAcgagctggtcaagaacGGGAGGCTGGACGAAGCGATCAGTGTGCTCGGCATGCTGGAGGACGCCTTGTTGAAGAATAAGACTGAGACTATGAGGGAGGTCAAGATGCTAAAGGCGGAGGTGCTGTTTAAGCAAAAGAAATACAGGGAGTCGATGGACCTGTTCAGTGAAGACGAGGTGGATGCCCCGCCGGAAAGAGTCTTGAAGTTGTTTCCCAGGATTATTGCGGGGGATTTGTCGGgtgtggaggagcaggaggagcaggaggagcagcagcagcaggaggaggaggaggaggaggagaagaggaagaagaaggatgattCTGATCATGAGGGGAGTACAGTTGGGAAGCACTCGGAGCCGGAGGTTGTcgcctctcctcccaaggctggcggggggggggtttgCAAAGTATTTGATGGGACATCGGAAGCAACAGCTTAATCCTGAGACTGCTTCTGTCGCCTCTTCGCGGCGGACAACACAGGATGATGACGCGGCTAGTGTTAGGGGGCGATCAAGCGAGGACCATCACGcacaggaggagaaggaaaaggattTGAAGAATGCGGTTCTGGAACTGAATTCATATCTTGCTGGTGCCAGGGCGAGGTTGCAGAGGGTGATTGATCCTGCTACGGGGAAACTGAAGCCGAGGAGGGCCCGGTCGGAGATGctctccgcctcccagaCGGCTGCTCAGGAGGATCTGACGCTTTCTTCGCGGCAGGTGGATGAGTCGGAGTTGCAGCTCGCGGCGGAGCTGCAGCACACATTCAAGATTGTGGACACGACGCTGTTTAGGGCGTTCATGTACTCGCGTCCGCAGCTGGCGAGCTCGCTGTTTCGGATACCGAATTTTTGCGATCCGGATGTGGTGAatgagaggttggtggagcATAATCGATTCAATGAGCTGGTTGACTTTTTCTATGGCAAGAAGCTTCATCGGGAGGCGTTGAATCTCTTGAGGAAGTTTGGGAGCTGTCCGGAGCCGGATGAGGCGGCGCCGGGCTTGCATGGGCCGCAGAGGACGGTGGGGTATCTGCAGGGGTTGCCGCCGGAGATGATTGATGTTATCTTGGAGTTTTCCGAGTGGACGCTGAGGAAGGAcccggggttggggatggaggttTTTTTGGCGGATACGGAGAATGCGGAGACGTTGCcgcgggagagggtggtggagtttttgaggggggttgatgtggcGTTGGAGACGAGGTATTTGGAGCATGTCgttggggagctgggggatgGGACGCCCGAGTTTCATAATCGGTTGGTGGAACTGTTTGTGGTGcagctgaaggaggggaagaagaaggatggggagtgggaggggttgatggggaggttggtgaggttttTGAGGGAGAGCAGGCAGTATAGCTTGGGGAGGGCGTTGAGCTGGATTCCGAAGGAGGGTGAGTAACTGGTCTGGCAACCTGTTTTTTTCATGGTTGGGGATGCTAATGATGGCGACAGATCCCTCCTTTTATGAGGCTCATGCGGTGGTTCTCAGCAACATGGGACAGCACAGGCAGGCGCTGGTGATATATGTCTTCAAGATGAAGGACTATGCCAAGGCAGAGGAGTATGTTTCTCGTGTTCTCCataccaaaacaaaaaaaaagtcccTTGAATTAACATGCACAGATACTGCAACCACATCCACAAGACACAagacctccccccctcttcgTCTCCTGACCAAAACGACACCGACAACACTGACCAGCCCTCCATCTACCACACCCTCTTGTCACTCTACCTTCGCCCACCCAGACCTCACAAGCCCAACCTTGGACCTGCGCTGGATCTCCTCTCAAAACATGGCTCCCGTCTGCCAGCTACTTCGACCTTGTCGCTTGTGCCAGATGATCTGCCTGTCGCGCAACTGGAATCGTATTTCCGCGGCAGGATGAGGAGCGCGAATTCAATGGTCAACGAGacgagggtggtggctgggctgaggaggacgagcCACTTGGCGGCGCAGGCGTTGTTGTACCTGGGAGATGGGATACCGGGGGGTCAGGCGGGGAGGAACAggagggtggttgttggggaggagaggatgtgtGGGGGGTGTCATAaaaggttggggaggagtgTGGTGGCGGTTTTGCCGGACAATAGGGTGGTGCACTatggttgtttggggagggtgactggggggaagggggaaaggCCGATGAGTCCGGGGAGTGTCAGGtcgggggatgggggggggttgaagaattgggggagggtttgaaCTGTATTTTTATTAGAGAAGGTAGTTGTAGAAAGTtgagtggggaggggaggggggggcacACCATTATTCACCCTCTGTTCGTTCAAAAATTTGTGATTATTATTCTGTTGATATGtgtggttgtttgtttttaTTTATGCTCAatcctcctcgacgacctcctctccgtagttctcctcctctttcttgtCCACCGCAGCTGTTCCGGCGCGGGCGTTGTCTTCTTCCATTCTTTGGGTGAGCtccttgttgatggtggcttgGAGAGAGTGGACCGAGTCCCGGAGCTGGGAGAGGGATTGCTGCTTGGCTTTTACCGCACCGGTCGAGGTGGGCgttgtttgggggagggagagggtgaagggggcgTTGGTTTCGGAGGTGTAGGTGGCTGTGATGGCGGCTGGGTTTGACATTTTGAGAGCTGGGGACGGGGGGCTGtgtggtgagtggtgaggtattggtggtggtgacggtgatggagggggtcgAGGTTTGAAAATGGTGGGACTCCGGGATGAGTGCCGAGAATTGCCCCGcctggggtgggtgggttatTGGGACTGTGCTGGGGTTGTGACAACGCTTCAGGAACAAGGTAGAGATGATGAGACGGCACAGTATAGAGAAAATATATGCTGCTTCGTACATGAAATGGACATCAAAACTGTTGTCTGGTGGTCGGTGAAGATAGTTTACTGAAAGTGAGGCttgggggttagggttctcTGTGGCGGTCCCCAGCTCAGCTGAATACCCGCTCTTCGGATCACTTCCGTCATCTGCAGCAGGGGTCATGGAACGCAGACGCTTGTGAAAGGCTTGTTGCTACGACCTGTTTACAGGGCAGAGTTCTCCAATCCCACAAAGATACCTATTCTCCGATTCAAGAAGATAACCTATTCTTCGATTCTTCAATTCTttactcactcactcactcactcggGGCAGCCAAGATGTAACACATCCTGGCCCATGATCCCAGGCACAAAACACAGCTCGAAACCGACTACTGCCAAAGGCATCATCTTACCTTAAACCTTACCCCATGCAGCCATCCAGATCCACAGGGACCCCAGGGAGCTTCTCACCCCTTCCTGGGGGGTCCAGTCCCGACCTGCCACGaccgagaccaccaccaccatcacgacgGCAAGAGTCGGCGACGTCGACGTCCACAGCCGACGACCTGAACATACCCAAGgcccgcgccgccgccgcgccGTCGCCCACGCCCATCTACACCAgcttcaccaacaacagcagcaccaccagcctaCAAAACTTCTCACGACCTACCCtatccaccgccgccgccgccgccgccgccgcccggtCCTACTCTCCCGCCACCGCAGAGACAATATCACGAAACGGGCCCTCACCCTTGACACTcccgccctcgtcgtcggcaacatccccagcagcatcatccaCCTTTTCGTCAAGGGTCGTCTCCCACGCGCGCAAGAACTCGCAGAATGCGGGCATGTTTGAGCCTACTCTACCCTCAACCAGCACCTCGAACCTCTCCcaagtcgtcgtcggcttgCATCACCAGCCCTCTCCCAAAATAAGCCCGACGCCTCCTCACAGGGAAATGTCAGCGAGCCAAATCGCCGCCCAAGCGGCAGTGATGAgccaccagcaaaaccagcaacaacaacaacaacaacaacaacaacaaagaaaCCAATCCCCCCACAACCGCCAACGATCATCCACCCTACCAATGCCAAACTCATCAGAaacagaaccaccaccccccccagccAAAAGAGTAAGCGGCGGACCGACAACAAtgaaccccccaccaccaccaccagtccTTAGCCTCACCGAAGCGAGCGGTCCGAGAGAAAACGCCTTTGGGGGGCAGACATATCACAACGGGTTACTAGGAAATCACACGCTcgccgcaacagcagcagccaaccTCGTCTTTCCCCGATCGGCGCAAACCTCCCCGGGTCTACAACAATCCAGcatgcctcctccccctcccccagcgaGCGAGAAACCCCCCAAGCCGGAAAAATCCAAAGTCCCCAAACTCTTCTCCCGCCCCGTCAAAatcggcagcagcaaaagcagCTCCGACGTGAAGGAGAAGCCGCTGCCCAGTCCAGGCAAGGGGGGTCTGCCCCATCCGTTTGCGGGGTTGCAGAGAGGAAACTTCAGCACCACGAGTCTGGAgtcgatgacgacgacgatgacgacgacgacgacgggggggcagcagcaggggggtggggggttgtaCAGTCTGTCCAATTCGAGTGTGGCGACGATACGTCctgctggtgaggaggggagcaaggaaaaggaaaaggagaagaggcacCATTTCTTGTCGAGGCAGAAAAACAAGTTGAAGGATGAGTATCATTTGCCATTGAGCTCGGCGATGAGTAATTCGAGGCCTACGGATCCGAGCGCGCCGAGTAGTTTGTATAATTTCAACATACCGCAGAGTCCGATGGCGGGATCGGTTGGGGGGTTTAAGAGCGGGTTGGATTTGAGGCACGGGGGACgggcgttgagggagaagaagaataagACTGCTGCgagcgaggagaagggggatgaTGCTAGTAGttctggggttgggagtgAGTGgcctggaggaggcgggagtgTTATTTcgggcgggggaggatcagggggagggggaggagggtcgaGCAGTGTTACGGCGCCGAGTTTGTATTTGAACGAGCCGTTTGACAGTCACAAGTACGGGCTGAACAACATGACGCATGATGATGCGTGGCCGTTTCTAAAGGCAAagttgttggttgtgtttgAGGCGGAGGATTTGAGGTTGCCGGTGGAGGATATCAACCGGGTGGTGACGATGCATATACAGTGGTgcctgctgaggaggagtccGAATTTGATCGTGGACGATTTGAGGGAGCTGTTGACGACGGGGTTTTCGAGTTTGGATCAGACGTTGAGGAAGACGCCGGAGGATAAGCTGATTCCGTTGCTGGTGGAGCTTTGGATCTTCACTTTTACTGTGATCCTGCCCTATATGCAGGCGGTTTTCTTGCCTCTGGATCTGGAGTTTGCGGGGAATGGGCCGTTGATGACGGCGGAACAGGCGAGGgatttttgggggggtgtaCCGACCTCTTCCACTACCAAGTCATCACCTCCGGGGTCGGAACCGGCCGTCTCCCCGGCTTCGTCGGTGCTTGAGGTCAGGAGGTTGGTCCTCCTTGCTTTTAGGGATATTGTCATACTGCCTCGGTACGACACCCTCAAGTCAATGTTCTCTCGTCTGTCCCTCGAATTCCTCCCCCAGATTCTGGCGAGCAAtgccctcgcctccccaCCGCTGCCGATTCCAAGCCCGGGATTTCACAACCAGGGGATTGCCTTCCAGCTGTCTGGCTCGccagggggtgggggtgggagtgatGCCTACTTGGTGTCGAGCAGTTCGTTACCGACAGCGCTGAAGGGGAGTGCCCCGCTTGATCCGGCGACTGCGTCTTAcaattccaccaccaccaccctgttTGGGGAGGGTTCCATCGCTGGTAACCGCTCCCGCGCCATATCCAACGTTTCGTACGGAAGCGACGGCGCGGTAACGAATCAGTTCTCGAGACCGTTCACACCCTCGAGCCTCAACGCGTTGGGTGTGGCGGGCGGGGTCGGGGCTGGGGTGGGCGGTGCGTCGGTTTTGTCTTCTGGTctggcggcgatgacgcatgcaccgccgccgccgtccgGGGTTCATCACAGTCTTAGGGATCAGAATGTGGAGGACAGTAAGCAGGTTACCGAGttaggggggaggatgttgcAGTGTATGTCTGTGTTGGCGTCgattggggttgggggtgggattggggaggggcaacaagaagaggaagaagggaacaggaaggtggaggagttggggaagttgttgaagttgaattggttagggagggggaggacggggaggaataggagggggttggttgggggacgggtgaagaggggggtgttggggacgggaggggggatggggttggggttggggattgaGGGGGGGATtagggaggaaggggttgttgggcgaggttgagggaggggagggggggaggggggaataTGATACCATGGGTCTTTTGGCGTTGGAAGCAGGAAAAAGTACACCTTATTGTATGGGCTTGGGATGGGAATTTTTTATGGGCCTGgttttgatggttggtggaagggggcGCTGGAAAATAAGGATGGGGGAACAGTGACAATTGCCTTATACAGAGTTACCTAAGGTACCTATACATGGAGGAAGCGAGCAAAAGATTATGAGTAGACCTTTTTTTAAAGGTGAATTGTAGAAAGAGTACTACTaatactactactactactactacttTTACTGTCGATATGGCTATGTGATTGTGTAAAACGAGAATAGATGCAGGGCAGTGAACAAGACATAGTACAACAAggttcttctctctctcggcaTTGATACAAAGAAAACCACACTTAGAAAGTgtaaaacaaaaaaagaagaaaactcTTTGCTTTCCCATCTCCTTGAATCCCCTTTTACcaggaaaacaaaaacagacTTTTATCTACACGTGCGCcaagtttttttttgcctATTTGGTATCTTAAAATGCAGAACCCTCCTTGGGGTTTGGAATATAAAAACAAAGAAAGGATGATAGTGTATGGGGGTATTTTTATTTAGGGTGACGTATTCAAAATCCAAAAGCAAACAGTCAGAAGTCAACAAAAAACTGGGTTTCTCCCTCCGTCTCTGTTTTGACTGGGAATTTAGGGCAAAACACAAAGATGCTGCTGCGTGGTTATATAATATAAAACTTTCAAAACCGAGAGCCACACCTCACAGCTCACAAACATTATATTCAAAACCAACTGCATCAACTTCGGCCCAAACCAAATATTCTCCTTTTTTAATAGGACAAGTCAAGAGGGACATGCAAGATAACGatgtcgacgacaacaacaactaaTGTAGGTAAcctaaccctcccccccctccctcctcaccaatGCCCAAAGAAACTAAAATAACGATTCCTCCCCTCAATTGACACCCAGTATAAAAAAACCACAGTTTCAACAAGCGAAAACAATAATCATTTGACATCACTTCCCGCTGCTTTGCTCAAACTTTCATTCTTCCTGTGCaagaaaaaccaaaaaaagggggtgtaTAAAACACAAACGCCCCAAGTTTCCTAGTTACcaataaaaaaaaggaacaagcaagagcagcagcagcaaaattccaaattccaaaaaaaaaaaaaacaagacaaCCAGATatcacaaaaacaaaaacagcaaACCAAAAGCAGTCAAGACGCctcgacaccaccgccaaagtcagagagagagagagccaaTATAGCAAGCCCATCCGTACACAATTCCCATACACATGCCCTCCCTTTTCACCCCTCCTCTtacccccaccccccaaatccaagTTGCGCCAGCCGCCCAGGAAAAGTGGAAGCGGACAAAACAACAAATTAGACACAAAAAGCTTTTAAGCTCACCCCAGCCCGCCCTTTCCCCAGGAAACACATTAAGCTGTTTTTGATGACGACAAGACACgaaccaaaaagaaaaaacggaagaaaaaaaagacaacctCATGCTGGGTTGCCCTTCATCCGCTTTTGCATCCTcggtgttgggggttgttttccCTTTCCTGGGATCCCAACCCCGTTCATCTGAGGGGTGCCCATGGCGCCCGGTGTTGGGGCAGACTGAGGGGTATCTTCTTCCTTCACTGTcgaccttctcctcttgtTACCTTGAGCAGGTGATGTGTTGGCGCTGGGGCCGCTCGAGCTAGTTCCTGGCTGGCTCATCTGGTGCTGCATCACGGGTGCCGCAAGCTGCCCGGGCGCCGGGCTGTTCACCACGTGCGGAGATCCTGGCAGTCCAATATTGGCCATGGCCGGGCTGGCACCCATGGGGAACTGGCCAAAACTGGGAGTCCTTGGCCCGCCCTGGGGCATTGGTTGCCCATTCATCCCTTGATGGGCACCCGAGTTGATCCGGCTGACATACTGCTCCATGGCGGCATAGGGCGCAATCCCAGGGTGGGCATGGAAGAAGTCGAATAACGGCGTCATTTGACCCATGATCTCCGACATCTTTGAAAACAGGCATATTAGCATTGGACTATTCAGAGTCACCGGAGATCATCATACCTCAAGAAACTGATACACGTGCCCCGGCACTGCTCTTCCTGGACTGACATACGAGTCCGGAAGCTCAAGATCTGGCGGGGGGCCTGCAGGGGTCTTGAGTTGCTTCGTcttgtttttcttgttcATTTCCGGAGATTGCTTGTTGTCTGGTGAGTTGAGAGCATGCCACTCCTTGACCCAGTTGTGGGCCGGCCGAGCGGCTTGAATAACCATGCTTCGGGGCACAAATTCCTCGAAATCTGTCGTGATGAACTCAAACAGCTCGAACTTTTGCTCACTGTCAAATGAGGCCCGCAGAATGCCGTCGGCAACCACGTGGCAGTTTTGATCAA from Podospora pseudocomata strain CBS 415.72m chromosome 3, whole genome shotgun sequence includes:
- the PHO91 gene encoding low-affinity phosphate transporter (EggNog:ENOG503NVM5; COG:P), with the translated sequence MFQQVIGCRKPFQDSRPTGWWTAPRVGGDSPERWTTGGPRNDGDGCIHPTQWVYLCAQFLFPCCRKLPFFCFAQHAVKAKSLKITPPSAFQEVPSSLYAPQEARRPHKTSDLLVRGGSSSSSTVGEEYELAEYKAGDKQREREREYNEKTRDRQRRYNVRRAEKRRWLEHNDEMKFSHSIQFNAVPDWSNHYIAYSTLKKLIYSLEKSIHLASGGDGESRPLIQHDDPETIFTRALDVELEKITSFYVIKEKELTDEVDALLKEVAAFEEGADEHTRPATRSSERPQLRYRSQSARSRHSTEDDGQEDSDDDDGDGEATGLTKRRRGSFGRRRTIPNAMLASTTDMTASTELTRSLRRLSVTYDDYAEQAALFSNGIMLKKKIIDVYVRLCELKSYSQLNRTGFNKILKKFDKICDRRLRSKYMSSFVDSAYPFKPETTKSLEQHIQRIVQAYAEIVTDGDEAAATKDLRSHLREHVVWERNTVWRELIGLERRAEAASLGHTLLGRDADPQATRLQGDDDLVLPTKAISTPLGRFSLPTWLVSSTMFALVVIFAVFVAMLLVPIMEKPEQQNCLAILVFVSLLWATEAIPLFVTSLTIPFLCVVLQVFLDKDEPHKRLGAKDATAAVFAAMWTPVIMLLLGGFTLAAALSKCYIDKRIATFVLSKAGTKPKTVLIANMAVAAVASMLISNVAAPVLCFGIIEPMLRNLPSGSDMSKAVIIGIALASNIGGMLSPIASPQNVVAIGIMEPAPTWGQWFFIVIPVGIISLVLIWILLLVTFKPGRGTTIVPTRPIKDPFTGIQWFVTIVTVATIGLWCASHTLENVFGDMGVIAIIPIVLFFGVGILTKEDFNNFPWTIIILAAGGLSLGKAVNSSGLLHTVTREITAQVEDFSLYGILVVFSTLILVIATFISHTVAALIILPLVYNVGKGLEEPHPNLLVMTGVLMCSAAMGLPTSGFPNMTAIMKEDPAGQRYLQVKHFISRGVPSSVLTLVVVVTVGYGAMRVSGM
- the VAM6_1 gene encoding Vacuolar morphogenesis protein 6 (COG:U; BUSCO:EOG09260OCI; EggNog:ENOG503NY6X) codes for the protein MLSAFTARPIIELKQRDKSKIESILAYGDRVLVGLNTGSLRIYRVNDIPPPSDPPNHPPSQTSTSQPSHDEPPPTPPPPQKPTDLLREVEKFSPRAIEQLAIIKGANTLVSLSNYTVSLHDLQTFSPIEAPLSKTKNASTFAVTSNVVQDPSTGVPEIISRLAVAVKRRLLLWSWQESELSPDVTEILLSESIRSLTWANATKIVCGMNGGFVIVDVETGSIEDIVGPGAIGTTGGGGGTGRFGSVSATGMSYMGLGSYIPKPLSTKLAEGGLLLAKDINTLFIDDSGRALEKHQIPWQSAPESIGYSYPYILALQPPVKGTLEVRNPDTLSLLQTISLPGAAALHFPPPTVSVQHTGKGFHVLSDRAVWKMEATDYDSQIDELVKNGRLDEAISVLGMLEDALLKNKTETMREVKMLKAEVLFKQKKYRESMDLFSEDEVDAPPERVLKLFPRIIAGDLSGVEEQEEQEEQQQQEEEEEEEKRKKKDDSDHEGSTVGKHSEPEVVASPPKAGGGGYLMGHRKQQLNPETASVASSRRTTQDDDAASVRGRSSEDHHAQEEKEKDLKNAVLELNSYLAGARARLQRVIDPATGKLKPRRARSEMLSASQTAAQEDLTLSSRQVDESELQLAAELQHTFKIVDTTLFRAFMYSRPQLASSLFRIPNFCDPDVVNERLVEHNRFNELVDFFYGKKLHREALNLLRKFGSCPEPDEAAPGLHGPQRTVGYLQGLPPEMIDVILEFSEWTLRKDPGLGMEVFLADTENAETLPRERVVEFLRGVDVALETRYLEHVVGELGDGTPEFHNRLVELFVVQLKEGKKKDGEWEGLMGRLVRFLRESRQYSLGRALSWIPKEGE
- the VAM6_2 gene encoding Vacuolar morphogenesis protein 6 (COG:U; EggNog:ENOG503NY6X); the encoded protein is MLMMATDPSFYEAHAVVLSNMGQHRQALVIYVFKMKDYAKAEEYCNHIHKTQDLPPSSSPDQNDTDNTDQPSIYHTLLSLYLRPPRPHKPNLGPALDLLSKHGSRLPATSTLSLVPDDLPVAQLESYFRGRMRSANSMVNETRVVAGLRRTSHLAAQALLYLGDGIPGGQAGRNRRVVVGEERMCGGCHKRPMSPGSVRSGDGGGLKNWGRV
- a CDS encoding hypothetical protein (EggNog:ENOG503P8DB; COG:S) translates to MSNPAAITATYTSETNAPFTLSLPQTTPTSTGAVKAKQQSLSQLRDSVHSLQATINKELTQRMEEDNARAGTAAVDKKEEENYGEEVVEED